The Malus domestica chromosome 10, GDT2T_hap1 nucleotide sequence CGGCGACATTCCGTTGGTTTTAGGTCCAAAAAGTGGTAAGGATGTGTTATTCAAGTCCTAAGCTTCAACTTGGTgaaaattttatgaattttggtttagaaatggatgggttattaaggtttgaagtttttccagaatttggCAATAGCAGCGGTGGCCGGCGACGGACTTCAGTGagccaaggaagaaggagaagaatattccatcaattttgacggaatatgctaatgGCGTTAGGTAAAAATAATggtatattccattatttaacggaatattccctatcGCCATTAGGGATTCCGTCCAACGTGATAGGCACGTGCCTGCACGTGTGGTCGTGCCTTGGTCGGCACGTGAGGGCGCATGGGACAtcagaaaatttttctaaaaatatagggatgttcGTGGGGTTGAGTAGGTCACGATGATATATTCAAATACCATAATTAAacaacgtatgagaagttattacctaattttggttatgtgcctaaaataacatttaaatagttgtttcgaatataggtgagacgtatccAGAGGAATAGCGCAGTCAAGtgagactcgggggttacgactcttccacatatcagtgagtgaccttttggtttttagtgtgtgtgtgtatatatatatatatatatatatacacacttggtatttttcccagaaaacttaattaaatggttttatattttgaaatgtCATGTCAAATGCTCTTAATGTTTGATTATACAttagtatggttatatatattgtaGCTTGATGCTGCAGACACTCatgtaagcttcaggtgagtatattgatggtaTTGAGTATAATTGTGTTGAGATGTAGTTAGAGcttattatcctgcaccccggtgttagtgctccgtcCGAGGTCAAGGCCTAGCCTttacgtgatcgttcaccttccATACCACACGCTCACTTTGAATTAAAGGTAGGTGCCAgtctgtcgtatagaccacattaggtggttccgactcataggtgacttgtgatacttcgcacagccttcacatgatcgtagcacttgagcgtatttatttacacctagcctatcgtatagaccacattaggtggttccgattcGTGTGCAGGATCTGATTGATAAGCTATGGGCTtagccgtacaggtcatgttAGGTGACTCCAGCTAacataacattttatattggttTATTTCACCTGGCATTACTTATTTCTTACTGAGATTTGACATGGTATAATTGTGGAATTTTTCTTATTTCGAATATGGTTTTGAGATGTAGACATGcctgctattttctgggaattatacaggttttatggcGATGAGTTATTACTTTTGATAATGAacggttttgaaaagctttgtttttgcccactcacactttttgttttgcgcccctccaggttctagttaggagtgcttgttggtggcttacgaggaaTCGTCGACGGTTCTGACAAATTATCACTATTGTAGGACTATCTCTGGTACTGTATGATTAGCATTTgtcctgctggactgcacttaggctacttatgctTTGATTATGTGTAATTACACCTAAACACCATGCTTGCACTTATATTTCTTTAGTGTAAATTATTTAGCTTGGTTCCTAGTTATTCACATTTCTTTATATCAATTTCTTTTCCGCAAtacgcacatggctacgtcaccctcatgtGACAGCCAGCATAcctcgatctaggtcggggtATGTTAGTCGTCGTACACGTAGCAATACGACAACAACTCATGCCACTGGCATACACTACCTCaattattgtaattttattttaacttcgTCATATAagtaagggaactttaacgaaaagcacccggtactgttcactttaacgaaaaaccacatttttatactaaaaagtcaatcctagtactattcactttaccctttattttgttcttatcattaaaactcaaagttttcaaatccttttcattagttttcctcatAAGTAATTGAAAGCGAACGACTATGATTAGTAAATACTTTACCACAACACGCACGCAagctatgaaaaaaaaaaacgtgaacAACGCCTGCTAGCAAAACTCTTTCGTGCTAGGgattatgattttattttaatttcgtcaCAAAAGTAGATGAGAGCAAAAGACTGAAGAATGTGGCCAAATACTTTACGCTTGATGAAACAGGTGGGAAAATTAATGGCAACGTGTTACGTGTGCGGTGCATCATCAAATAGTGTCGAACAACGCGGGTGACGTAAGTAAACGTCATCCACAGCAACCTGTGACGTCGTACAGTGCGCAGCTGCCGTTGACGTCAAAGTCTacgcttctctctcttctctctcttctctctctctcaacagtTTATAAGACCCCCGTGCTCCAACGCCACTTCTACACCGGCCCCCCCCCTctgaaatctctctctctctctctctctctctctctctctaaaatttgAACTTTAATTGCAGTATGCAATCAGAAACGATCCCACTGGGAACATGGATTCCGGGCACTCGGCCCAGCCACGCCGCGTCCTCACGTGACATCCCACGTGAGCAACATGTCGCGGCGGCCAGCGTACAAAAACTAGTGTCAGAGAATGCCGTCACGGTTGTCGGGCGACGTGGCTGCTGCATGTGTCACGTCGTTAAACGGCTGCTCCTCGGCCACGGTGTCAACCCTACTGTTTTCGAGGTGGACGAGGACGACGAGACCGGCGTTGTCATTGAATTGCGGAAACTGACCGGAGAAGGCCAGGAGGATTGGCAGCAGTTTCCTGTGGTGTTTGTTGGCGGGAAGTTGTTTG carries:
- the LOC103446366 gene encoding glutaredoxin-C9-like — its product is MQSETIPLGTWIPGTRPSHAASSRDIPREQHVAAASVQKLVSENAVTVVGRRGCCMCHVVKRLLLGHGVNPTVFEVDEDDETGVVIELRKLTGEGQEDWQQFPVVFVGGKLFGGLERVMATHITGELVPVLKQAGALWL